In Candidatus Dadabacteria bacterium, the DNA window CGATAGGACCGGATGAAACCGTGTATAAAGCCCTTCAGATGATGGCGGAAAAAGAAATAGGTGCTCTGCTCGTGCTTGACGGGGAAAAAGTCGTTGGAATATTCTCCGAGCGCGACTACGCGAGGAAGGTCATCCTTCAGGGAAGGTCATCGGCGAACACAAAAATAAGCGAACTCATGATCAGGGATGTGATCTACGGTTCGCCCGACGACCCGATTCAGGAAAGCATGGCTATCATGACGGCAAACAAGATAAGGCACCTTCCGGTAATAGAAGATGGGAAGCTTTGCGGGATGGTGACAAGCGGCGACATCATAAACCACATTATCTCCCGTCAGAAATTCGAGATCGAGGCGCTTAAGAAATATATAACCGGAGGCTACTAAGCCACACCTGAACCAGCCTTACGCAGTCAACTGCTCCTGAACCTTCTCGCAGTCAGAGTGGAAGCTCTTGGCGACTTCAAGGAACTCTATAGCTTTTGATGCCGAAGCCTCCCCGTCCCTGTATTCGCTGAACTTGCGCGAGACATCAAGCCATTTCTCACCGGTCTCCCCGGTTCTCACGATAAGGTTTTCAAACTCCCATATCGTCTGCTCCGGAGTGAACGGATCGATAAGCTTGGTGTAGAGAGGAACATGAGCACTGTCGGAGCATGCCAGATA includes these proteins:
- a CDS encoding CBS domain-containing protein, whose protein sequence is MENLRHILKHKGSSVWSIGPDETVYKALQMMAEKEIGALLVLDGEKVVGIFSERDYARKVILQGRSSANTKISELMIRDVIYGSPDDPIQESMAIMTANKIRHLPVIEDGKLCGMVTSGDIINHIISRQKFEIEALKKYITGGY